The region CGCTCATGGGCTAAAATTTTTTCACTGTTTAACCACATCAAGAGAGTTGCATATCCTGTTTATCTCTAAACCTACTAGTATCACCTCAGTGACTggggacaaaaaagaaagaaaaaaacgaaAGGTTTTGATAGTTTATAGTACATTAATGTGCTCCTGTTTGGGAGACCtaagaaagtaatttaaatATCCCTCAGTTTTGGATCGCTGTGAATTTCCAACGCACAGTGCTCACTCACGTATATAAAAACCTACATAGAAACTAAGATAATATGAAATTATTctaatattaatattgttaaCAGCAATAATCTATGAATAGTATACACATATAGAGTAAAGAGAATGCAAAGCTGACATTTAACTacacaaattcattcaaaatttgCCAGTATGACAGTTCTAAAATATTATGGGCTGGTGCCATAGAAGTCTTAGCTGGACGCCTGATGTTTGCTGCATAGGCATAGGTAACATGGTAACAGCTTAAAAATGGACAGTCAGATGGGAGCATCTGGGCCACTTATCTATCCATCTGATCTGAATTCCTtgtgttcatttaaaatcaaccaataaataaatcaataaataaataaataaataaactacaggcagcagcaggaaggagagcTATTTACATGCAGCATCTACAAAGCTGGGATCAAGACAACATGACTTTGTTCATATGCATGCTTACAGGTTTTCCCtgtttcactcacacacacatatatatataaatatatacaataatgTAAAGAAAAGTCTGGGGAAAAGCAAGTCTGCTCAATAAAATcaacatcagaatcagaataacTCTGGTGCAGAACCTCATCAATAGTCCAACAGTGTTGCAACAAATATATTGCCAACTTTAATTTTCTGGCATAAAATCATAAACAGTATAAGGAGGTATCACATTTTTGTGCATTGCATCACAATTTGAGGTAGCACTCTATGAGGCATATAGCATAAAATAGTAACGTATAAAGTATGAAACCTGGAGCTATACGTACACCTGAAAGACTTGATCCATGGACACAAGTTTCCTAAATGCACTGAAAATTCCTTCTACTGCAAACGAGTAGGAAGCAGACACACCGTCCCATTCACAAGACTGCTCTACAATTGGGAGTAAAGGAACATGCTGCAATGTCTTTACAGGAAACCAATGCATTTCCTGTACGTGTATATAATAACAGAGTGAGGGCATGTCAACAGTATGCATCAACATGGGGTCGTCTATTTGTCTGAATCAAGTGACAAGAAACTAATTCTTCACATAATAAAGTGTGCATCTCTGCAGTGGAAGTCTGTGAATAAGTAATACCCATTTTATATATTGTTAAAAGCTAGAAAATATAATGAGATTTAGACCGCCATAAGCAACAACTAGTTACAGAAAAAGATCccaaaaagcaaagcaaacttATTTATATCACGCCAGATCAGGATAGAATGACACGTACTTTACTCCAGGTTTTAATCttgcatacatttatttttttatgccaaCTGTTCCAAGACAAGGAGTGAATCAAACTTCTGATATTGCTgatgtggaaaacaaagaatatCTCCTTAAGAGATAAGCACAAACAGTAACTTTAACAGGACAAAACACTGGTCTTTTATGCGAGACTCAATCCTTCAGACCACGACTTCATGACCATAGATTCATGACAATTTTcattacaacaaaaaacaaaaaacaaaaaaaaaaacaatgttaaacataaataatgtaaataactAAAGCAGGTTATAAACACTATTATATGCTTTAGTGTAGTAGTCTAGTAAATACAATAGTATATAGTTAGCATAACTATATGTATAAACTAAATCAGGGagagatattaaactgatatcCTGAATAAGTAGTGGCCAGGCACACAGCAGGGGATTgcatttagggttagggttaaacaTAAAAGATACTCATTATAACAAGTGCTTCTTGCaggggaaaggggaaaaaaaaaaaaaaaaagaacttttatatctttaaaacttttaatccctgtgtttcgttttttttccagtaataATGCAGTTTCATTCACATAGTGAAGTTATCACTGACCGAAAGCTTGTCCAGCCAGGAACCAAAACCCTGTTGCAGCAAGTATGCTCTCAGCATGCTCTTGGCCTCCTGGTATGGCTTCGCCATCCTcttcagtgacagaaaaaaaaaacaatcgtAATATAATTAACAATGAATGCTTTTGAGTGAGTTTTTAGGTAATTGTAAGACTGACTTGGCAGAATTGattttgaatgtgaaatgatgCAAAGACGATATGCTGCAGCTCACTTCAGATGAATTACATGCAGAGTGAGGCAGGCCACTGAGGAAGTAGGTTTGGGTACATTATCTTTGAAGACTATCAGCTAACAGCTGAAGGATGTAAGTAAACAAGCATAATGCAAAAATATTATGTAACGTTAACATCATTTTTTTAGTTTGTCAATTCATTTCTACATATAAGAACTCATTTTGATGAAGAAATAAACTTAATGTCAGTGGATCCGTGTCAAGACCTGCAAATGTCACTTTGGTAACATTATATTATACATTACATTAGACAAATGTGGAGAAGTTGTTGATGTTACCTTGGCTTCTCTGTAAGAGCTTGTAGCCAGCAGATCCTGCCTCTGGGTTTCTTTGGCCACCAACTTGAAGCGGTGTAGCATTGCTGCTTTGCATAAACGGCTTGCCAGAGCAGGGCCACTCTTAAAGGGAGATCTACAACAAGACAATCACTTTAAACATATAGCTCGCTGTAAACAGAGTAGAAAAGCACATCAGCACAGAGCAGACAGACTAGAGAACTAATGGCCAAGGCTGTGCTGCCTTGTGGCTCTATTGCAGCTTTCAGATATGCAAATATATACCCAACTGATGCTGCAGCAACTCTTAATGGTTTTAAATCTGAAAGGCAACTGTTTAACTGCTTTCATGAGACAACACACTACCAACTTTCTACATAGTCATCCATACTCGTCTATGGTCTTGCCCTTCAGGCCATCCACGACCTCTATGGAGCTATCTCCTTCACTCCAGTTGATACCACAGGTCAGCTGGCCATTGGTGCCGTCTGTGCCCCTCATAGCCACCGAAGGAACCAGGCTTATGTGAGGCCTTATCATGCAGTAGAACGTGGGCAGCTGAGAGGTAACCCCTTCCACACGCTGACTCACAGATATCTCCATGCCACGGATATTACTGGCACAAGACTCCCCTGTAGAATTCAATCAAAAGTTGGTATATTTCAACAAATATCTGTGTATTACTTtgcttatttcattttatttttaaaagctggCTAGAATCTTGCTTTGAGAAATCAAGAGGTCATGCTTTAATTTTTGTAATGTGAACCTTTACCATCTAATAGGCAGCTCAGGCTAAAATcgttttggggaaaaaaggattTGCTGGAGGAAaattcaaaaattcaaatgtattgCCAACAACTATTATATTTGGTCACGTGCACCATGCTCATTTACACTTtaccatttaaaatcaaatatctTACTGTCAGTTTAATTTGGTTTTACAAAAGGTGttgtacatttttatacaaattCAGTGCAACTAATTTTGGAGTTTCCCTCTGATTGCAAATGTGGGCCGGATAGTCATCATGATTATGAGAAAAGGACAGAATCTGATGGAAAATTAAACAACAGGCTTCTGTAAAACCTGACTTGGAAACTTGAGTAGGATATTTTCATACCTGCTCAAGCtactttttttatgattattttaatgttggGGATTTTGTTTGCTAAAGGTGAGCCCTTTCATGCATGACAAAGTAGCTCAAAATCTCATAGCTTCATGAATTCATATCCAACATCCATTAAACCACTGTTGTAAAATGTTGTATAGCATATAACCATTGTTCGACTCACATTAACTGCTGTGTCTCATATTTGGTAAAAGGTGCCAGAGAATTTATGTCAAATGACTTCAGATACAGGACTTGCCTATGAGGATGCTTTGGACATAAATGGGCTCAATGAAGTGGCTGAGCAACGCTCCCTGGTAACCAAGCACCTGCCACTGAGTAATCTTGTCTGTGGTGGACATGCTGATTATACTGGAGGCCGATTGATCAATGCTTGATGAGAAAACTGAGAagacctacaaaaaaaaaatattagtttttgGTCATGCAGAGGTTTAACTAGCAGCTAGCACAAGACATATTTAAAATCCCACAAATGGGACAATTTCACATTACCTTGCCCTCCACTGACAGGTGTAGACCGATCTCGTTATTGACTTGCCATGCCGAAATTGAGAGGGGGTTCAGGCGCCTTGGAATGAAAGGTGTTTTAAAAGGGGGTATTTGGGGTTCAAATTAAGTCTTTCACTCACCACCAATTCCTAAATCATGTTGATATAACAATTAATATGTGGGAGCCATGTCTTCCAGAAGAACTTCATCTAAATTTCATCAGTAAAGTGCAGATTGAATTTGCAAAGCTGATAATCAAACACTCACAGCTTCGAAGGGATCTGAGCAGCACCCTTTGGCAGTTGATTCACATAAAGGTGAAGGGTGATGCCGTCCTTCAGGCTGAGGaggccactgctgctgctctgctggaaGATGGACCTCTCCTTCAGATTGGCTGTTTTGCTGAAGAACATTAGTACGTGCCGATACAAAAACCTAACAACACAGTTGGAGAACGGCTCATTACGACGTTACATCTAAAATATAAGCTCATGTGCAACAACAGTATCTATGAATAATCAAGGAAAACAATTTACACCTTAGCCAAAGAGCCATCATTTGTATGCAAGCTTCTCTCAAAAGGGCAAATGTCATATTGAAGATGACTGCATGTCCTGATAGTCATATCTGCGGATGTCTAATATATTTATCTTGGTATATCTAGGTATGCATGAATACATTTCTTAGTTTTAGGAAGTGGCATTGTAACCACTGTGCTAACCTCATCAGAGATCTTCTTGCAGTTACAACGCCATGTGAATCATGAACAATCCGTCCACACAATGATGCACTCTCTTTAGTATTGAAGTTCCCAGTACCCAGAGCAACCACCTCACATCTGCTAGCTAGAAAAAGAGATTACAGTGCCAACagtggtaaataaaaaaaatcaaacttaGCTAATCTAACTATTAAAGATTTGATGTCACCTAAAGTTTATCTGcatgcatttctgtttttgttcttacCACACTGATTTGAGGTATGGCATTTCTGAGCTCAAGGAACAAAAATCCTACCTATACACCTACACCTACCCATCATGGCATTAGGGGTTTTCTTTCTTAGAAATGCAGTTGACACAAAAAAGCCTGATAACATTTAAGTTAGTAGAAATGTTCATCATTATGATAATACCTGAACATGAGAGGGGTTGGGGAAAGCAATATTTATTCACTAAATTACTTAATACACTGAGTCAGAGATTAGGCTGATAAAAGTAGTGGCAGATTAAATTACCTATTGTACAATGGTTCAGGGACCGGCCTTTGAAGCATCCAAGAGCTCACTTACAAGTCTGAATGATGAATGCCGCGGTGGTGGCGGCACAGGAAGAGAACTCGAGGTGGCTGTTCATCAGTTTAGTGAGGAGATCCCTGACAGCATGGGGAATCTGAAGATTGACAGAACTCATTCTTCCTGGGCaataaaaaatagacaaaagaTTTACCGGCTGAACGGACTGAAACCCTGAATGAAAAAGATATGTACAGATATAAAAATGCTGTATTGTGGCATGTGATTGTATGGTATTCCCTGTATAGCAATTACAGTTTCAAATAGATTTCCTGCCCTCACTTAATGCTGCAAAGAAAGAATTCTGCCATGTGCCTTTGTGTGAACTATCCAACTGTGCGAAATCAATTCACtccttatttttaatttgattataGTAACTTTGAAAATCACAGAGAAATCCAGAGTTACCATGAGCTGCTCGAGAAGGATAGGTATCAGAAATGGAGGGTTCCTCCCTAGCTGGTAAGGGTGGGGGGACACCTAAGGAAAGATAAGAAATGAGAGCATGATGTTcttaatagtaataataaaatagttTTTGCGTCACCTTTCCAGCCACCACCTTTCAAAGCAGGTCAAAAACATCCTCTTGCTTGCCACTTAAGTAATTTTCACTCCACGTCAAAAACGTCTACATGTAGTACCATATGCTATTGAAAAACTATAAATTCAGAAACCCAAAGTTTAATGAGCTTTAGATGCAAACCTGCTACGTCAGGTCGAACAGAGTTGATATTTTCCAAAGTGGGCAACAAGTCCTGCAGGGCCAACTGTGCTGCTTTGAGCCGGGCATCCTTTTTTGTTATTCCCATGCCAGTCTTGTACTCAACCCCATCGATAACCACACAAAAGGCAAAATACAACACTGGTAAATTGcctgtgaaaacacaagtcaAGAAACTGACCGAATCCAAACGATCAAATATaaccttttatttatatatgtatatatatatataaataaaatactgataAAATTGTTTTGCAGTAACATGTTAGAGATTAAACAAGTAGTTGTTTGATTAGGTCAACAGACCATTAATCATCAGCtaagaaaaaatgcaaaataatctATTATCTTTCATATTTAGGGGTTTTGAAATATGATCTAAACGAATTATGTGCTTCAAGAATTTGTCAGATGCTTTCCGCTGTGTAATAGACTTATTGATCAATATTAAATGTAAtagaaaaattaaacatcaaaTCTGTAACAGCAATCATTACAAAAATCTGGAATTACAGGACAAATATGTGAATTTTGACACAGGGTACacctatttatttatatatatatatatatatatatgtgtgtgtgtgtgtgtgtgtgtgtgtgtcctgaggCACTTTACCTGTGGTTACTGTCTCCTTCATTTCCAGGTGTAATTGCAGAACCTGAGCTAGCTGATGGAGCAGAGACACAGCATGCACTTCCCCACACTTGTATCTTTCAATCAGTGTTTCAGTTGAGACTTTTTGCTTGAAAGCAGGTGCTTAGTTggggaaagaaggaaaattgAATAACAGGCAGATTCAAATTTTTCATagtatggttaaaaaaataatatgtatatatatatatatataggagtatatatatatatatatatatatatatatatatccatagGAGTCTAATGGGATTAAAAACTCGCCAGACAAGACTTAACTTTTCCTTTGTTGGCCACGGACATCCTTTCTATCCTCATTCAAAGTTGACAGAGTAGACAAAGGCGCATATGCTTCGGTCACTTCTGACGTCACAGGCAAATTTTTCATCAACATTTGGGCAAAAGAGGCTCCTCTGGAGCCTTGAAACGATCCGCCAGCAGGAAACATCCCGAAAGTTTGAACTAGTCCTGAAAGCAGAGAACATAACTCGttacaatttaaataaaaaacaaaacaaaacacaaaattaggGACAAATTTACAACATTGTACAAATGTAGCGCTGTTTAATTAATCACACAAGCAAactatgacaaaaaaaaatatcaataatatgTTTAAGCATGTTATGGATCATACTTAAATATATGATCCATGTATTTAAACATGATCAGTGGCAGGTGTTGGACCCAAACCAAAACTGATGCAATCTGACACAACAGTCCTGAGATAATTCCTACACTCATTGAGGATGTAATtctcagtatttatttattttatgtttttttaagaaaaaggtGCAAACCCGACTTTACAATTAAAGCCTGTTTCTGTGGTACTTCTGAGCTGCGCGTTTGAACAGCTGTTTTAGTATCAATAAAACATTCAGGGCCAGACAGTACACAGCCAGCTGCAATAAGAGATATAATAAACATGTTAACTTATTGACAAACATATTTTAGTCGCGGTTAAAGCAGcgttatttttttacattacctTTACCGCTAATGCTAAAGCTAATGCTAACCGTGACCTCTCGGACGCCACaactccaggaaaaaaaaaaacaaaaaaacaaaaacgtttttAACCCCtacaaaaaagcaaaagtcaCACAAGCAAGTCGTcgacaaaacttttttttttttttttttggcgtaAATTTTTCGTGAATCCACAG is a window of Echeneis naucrates chromosome 10, fEcheNa1.1, whole genome shotgun sequence DNA encoding:
- the adad1 gene encoding adenosine deaminase domain-containing protein 1; this translates as MEFGVDELDPIAHLPFAPAFKQKVSTETLIERYKCGEVHAVSLLHQLAQVLQLHLEMKETVTTGNLPVLYFAFCVVIDGVEYKTGMGITKKDARLKAAQLALQDLLPTLENINSVRPDVAGVPPPLPAREEPSISDTYPSRAAHGRMSSVNLQIPHAVRDLLTKLMNSHLEFSSCAATTAAFIIQTSSRCEVVALGTGNFNTKESASLCGRIVHDSHGVVTARRSLMRFLYRHVLMFFSKTANLKERSIFQQSSSSGLLSLKDGITLHLYVNQLPKGAAQIPSKLRLNPLSISAWQVNNEIGLHLSVEGKVFSVFSSSIDQSASSIISMSTTDKITQWQVLGYQGALLSHFIEPIYVQSILIGESCASNIRGMEISVSQRVEGVTSQLPTFYCMIRPHISLVPSVAMRGTDGTNGQLTCGINWSEGDSSIEVVDGLKGKTIDESPFKSGPALASRLCKAAMLHRFKLVAKETQRQDLLATSSYREAKRMAKPYQEAKSMLRAYLLQQGFGSWLDKLSVSDNFTM